One Phaseolus vulgaris cultivar G19833 chromosome 2, P. vulgaris v2.0, whole genome shotgun sequence DNA window includes the following coding sequences:
- the LOC137812376 gene encoding serine/threonine-protein kinase SAPK2-like isoform X2: protein MSTISKVLLTPTHLAIVMEYAAGGELFERICSAGRFSEDEARYFFQQLISGVSYCHSMEICHRDLKLENTLLDGSSAPRLKICDFGYSKSSVLHSQPKSTVGTPAYIAPEVLSRREYDGKVADVWSCGVTLYVMLVGAYPFEDPEDPRNFRKTLQRILSVHYSIPDYVRISKECRHLLSRIFVANPEKRITIPEIKMHSWFLKNLPLEFMDGGEGVLQNDMNESCDTQSIEEILSIIQEARKPGEGPKVSEQFVGGSMDLDDIDADADIDDIETSGDFVCAL from the exons ATGAGTACAATATCAAAG GTGTTACTCACTCCAACTCATCTTGCAATAGTCATGGAATATGCTGCCGGGGGAGAACTGTTTGAAAGAATATGCAGTGCTGGGAGATTCAGTGAGGACGAG GCAAGATATTTCTTTCAGCAATTGATTTCTGGAGTCAGCTATTGCCATTCCATG GAAATTTGCCATAGGGATCTTAAGCTGGAAAACACACTTCTAGATGGAAGCTCAGCACCACGACTTAAAATCTGTGACTTTGGTTACTCAAAG TCATCTGTTCTGCACTCCCAGCCAAAATCTACTGTAGGAACCCCTGCCTATATTGCACCAGAGGTTTTGTCAAGAAGAGAATATGATGGAAAG GTCGCAGATGTTTGGTCTTGTGGGGTGACCTTATATGTGATGCTGGTTGGTGCATATCCTTTTGAAGACCCAGAAGATCCAAGAAACTTCAGAAAAACACTTCAG CGAATTCTCAGTGTCCACTATTCTATTCCAGACTATGTACGTATCAGTAAAGAGTGTAGGCACCTTTTGTCTCGAATCTTTGTGGCCAACCCAGAAAAG AGAATTACCATACCCGAGATTAAAATGCACTCTTGGTTCCTAAAGAACTTGCCACTAGAATTTATGGATGGGGGAGAAGGGGTGTTGCAGAATGACATGAATGAATCGTGTGACACTCAAAGCATTGAAGAAATACTGTCAATAATTCAAGAGGCTAGGAAACCGGGTGAGGGCCCAAAAGTTAGTGAGCAATTTGTTGGGGGCAGCATGGACCTTGATGATATTGATGCAGATGCTGACATCGATGATATTGAGACAAGCGGTGATTTTGTCTGTGCTTTGTGA
- the LOC137812376 gene encoding serine/threonine-protein kinase SAPK2-like isoform X1, whose translation MERYEIIKDIGSGNFGVAKLVKEKWTAQLYAVKFIERGFKIDEHVQREIINHRSLKHPNIIRFKEVLLTPTHLAIVMEYAAGGELFERICSAGRFSEDEARYFFQQLISGVSYCHSMEICHRDLKLENTLLDGSSAPRLKICDFGYSKSSVLHSQPKSTVGTPAYIAPEVLSRREYDGKVADVWSCGVTLYVMLVGAYPFEDPEDPRNFRKTLQRILSVHYSIPDYVRISKECRHLLSRIFVANPEKRITIPEIKMHSWFLKNLPLEFMDGGEGVLQNDMNESCDTQSIEEILSIIQEARKPGEGPKVSEQFVGGSMDLDDIDADADIDDIETSGDFVCAL comes from the exons ATGGAACGGTATGAGATAATCAAAGATATTGGGTCAGGGAACTTTGGTGTGGCAAAGCTGGTCAAGGAAAAATGGACTGCTCAATTATACGCTGTCAAGTTCATTGAGAGAGGCTTCAAG ATTGATGAACACGTGCAAAGAGAAATTATAAATCATAGGTCCTTGAAGCACCCCAATATCATTAGATTCAAGGAG GTGTTACTCACTCCAACTCATCTTGCAATAGTCATGGAATATGCTGCCGGGGGAGAACTGTTTGAAAGAATATGCAGTGCTGGGAGATTCAGTGAGGACGAG GCAAGATATTTCTTTCAGCAATTGATTTCTGGAGTCAGCTATTGCCATTCCATG GAAATTTGCCATAGGGATCTTAAGCTGGAAAACACACTTCTAGATGGAAGCTCAGCACCACGACTTAAAATCTGTGACTTTGGTTACTCAAAG TCATCTGTTCTGCACTCCCAGCCAAAATCTACTGTAGGAACCCCTGCCTATATTGCACCAGAGGTTTTGTCAAGAAGAGAATATGATGGAAAG GTCGCAGATGTTTGGTCTTGTGGGGTGACCTTATATGTGATGCTGGTTGGTGCATATCCTTTTGAAGACCCAGAAGATCCAAGAAACTTCAGAAAAACACTTCAG CGAATTCTCAGTGTCCACTATTCTATTCCAGACTATGTACGTATCAGTAAAGAGTGTAGGCACCTTTTGTCTCGAATCTTTGTGGCCAACCCAGAAAAG AGAATTACCATACCCGAGATTAAAATGCACTCTTGGTTCCTAAAGAACTTGCCACTAGAATTTATGGATGGGGGAGAAGGGGTGTTGCAGAATGACATGAATGAATCGTGTGACACTCAAAGCATTGAAGAAATACTGTCAATAATTCAAGAGGCTAGGAAACCGGGTGAGGGCCCAAAAGTTAGTGAGCAATTTGTTGGGGGCAGCATGGACCTTGATGATATTGATGCAGATGCTGACATCGATGATATTGAGACAAGCGGTGATTTTGTCTGTGCTTTGTGA